Within Terriglobales bacterium, the genomic segment GATCTGCGCTTCGACGTGGTTCGTCTTAGGATCCCAGGCCACGACTGCACCGTGCGACTCGAGACAGCAGTGAGTCATAACGGTCGCACCGTAGAACCCTTCGCTGACGACCTCGGCTTCCTTGAAGGCGGTGTCGGGTTCGCCCTGACTTTGTAGAGCAGCACGCTTGTAGGGCGACTTTACTTTCGGGCCCTCGCTCTGTTTCACCTCGGCTTTGCTTAGAGCGTCGATGACGTTGGGAGCGGCACCGTTAGCGGCGAACTCCTTGAGATTGGCTTCGGTGGGCTTGAAGGTAAGCCCGCCGGACTGAATGCGCTGGATCATCTGAGCAGCGGGCATCTGGTTATCGAGCATGTCCCAGATGGCGTCTGCATCGTAGGGGCCGGTGTCGGACGCAATCTGACCGTGAGGCTCGGTGGCGTCGTCGACCATAAAGGGAAGTTGTTCCCAAGTGATTTTCACGGAACGGGCGGCGTCGGAAGCAGCGCCTTCGGAGGTGGCTGCGATGCCGACGATTTCGTCGCCAGCCCAATGGATTTCCGAACCAGCCTTCTGAATCACCATGACTGCCTTTACGCCGGGCATCTTCTCGGCGGCAGAGGTATCGATCGCGGTGATTTTGGCGTGTGGATAGGGGCAGCGCACCATGGTGCCGAACAGCATGTTCTTGCCGGTGGCGTCATAGGAGTACTTGGCGCGACCGGAGACCTTTTCGGGTCCGTCAACGCGAGAAACGCGCTTGCCGATCCAGGAGCGATGTTGTGTGTCGGGCCATTTATATTCCGCCATGCTCAGGCCTCCTTCTTTCCGCCGAGGGCGGCGCGAATGCCAGCATAGGTGCCGCAACGGCAGTAGTTGCCGGCGAGTTCATGGTGAATCTGCTCCGGCGTGGGCTTGGGGTATTTATCGAGCAGAGCCTTGGAGGCAACCACGAATCCGGGCGTGCAGAAACCGCATTGCTGGGCGTCATTCTGGATGAACGCCTGCTGAATGGGGTGAAGGGTGTTGCCGGGACCGGTGAGACTCTCGATGGTTTCAATCTTGCGATTCTGTGCGTCTACGGCGAGCACGGAGCAGGCGTAGACGGGCTTGCCGTCGAGAAGCACGGTGCAGGCACCACATTCGGCACGATCGCAGACGCGCTTGGCGCCAGTAAGTTCGAACTGATCGCGAAGAGCGTCGAGGAGAGTGACGCGGGGTTCGAGTTGAGCCTTGAGAAGTTTGCCGTTTACGTTAAGGGTGACGGGCACGGGACCGGGACCGTATACGGGAACTTCCTCGCCGGCGACGTTGACGACGGTGGGACCGACGACCATCGGAACCGCGACAGAGATGCTGGAGATTTTCAGGAAGTCGCGACGGGAAACCCCGGAAGAGTCTGGCTGTTCGGGAAGAGGAGGTCGCTCCTCATCATGCTTCTTCATCTAGCCTCCACTGCAGTAGCCACGGACAGAAAGTCCGGGAGTTGAACGAAATGGATGAACGGTAGACGAGCGCAACAACGCCTAAGACAGAAAGCGACTAAGTATACAAGCGAGGGACGGTCGACGCGAATGGGAGGGACGATATGAAGAGGAGGCTGGGCGGGCCAGCCTCCGAGATGAAAGTTACTTCTTCAAGGTGCGGATGTACTTTACGACTTCGTCGATCTGGGCGGGTGTGAGCTTACCGGCGAAACCGGTCATCTTGCCCTTGCCCTTTTCGACGACGGTCTTGAGATCGGCGTCGGACATTTTCTGAACATCTTCCGAACCGAGGTCTTTCAGGTTCATGCTTTTTGCCATGGCGGCGCTGGGTGTGCCGTTCGGGCCGTGGCACATC encodes:
- a CDS encoding 2Fe-2S iron-sulfur cluster-binding protein, with translation MKKHDEERPPLPEQPDSSGVSRRDFLKISSISVAVPMVVGPTVVNVAGEEVPVYGPGPVPVTLNVNGKLLKAQLEPRVTLLDALRDQFELTGAKRVCDRAECGACTVLLDGKPVYACSVLAVDAQNRKIETIESLTGPGNTLHPIQQAFIQNDAQQCGFCTPGFVVASKALLDKYPKPTPEQIHHELAGNYCRCGTYAGIRAALGGKKEA
- a CDS encoding cytochrome c, with the protein product MKKLLAVLLFVGVTSLVSFADAGADTYKGKCQMCHGPNGTPSAAMAKSMNLKDLGSEDVQKMSDADLKTVVEKGKGKMTGFAGKLTPAQIDEVVKYIRTLKK